TATTTTTATCGTCTTTGGCAATTTTTAAACCTTCTAAAATTTCATACAAACCAAATTGTTTGTTCAATGAAATTGTTCCCGGATCAAAGCTTGCATAGGTATAGTCACCAAGTTCACCATCTAGTTTCATGTGCAAAACTGAGTTTTCGCTTACCACTAGTTTTTTAGGTTCAGTGAGGCTACCAATAACAGCACCTAGAATTAAAAAAAAGATCAGTGTTACAAGTAAGCCGGCAACAATGCTTGAAAGCAGTCCGGCCCAAAAAGTTTTCCAAAATGTCATACTTCACCAAATTTTACTCAAAGGTACTAATTCAGCGCTTGATAGTGAAAGAATTGTGCTGAGTGGGGGAAAAGTTCTTTGGATGATTTTGAAATGATACATCGCATTCTTCGTTTTCGTACATTTGATACCATGCCAAAAAAACGCAAGATCATTGTCTCTGTCACAAATGATTTGTACACCGATAACCGAGTGCGCAAGGTATGTGAATTTCTGGTGAAACATAATTTTGAGGTAACCTTGGTTGGGCGCAAATTGAAAGATAGCCTGGCCATGCCTGCAAATCTTCAATACAAAACCAAACGGTTCAAGTTGTGTTTTACAAAAGGTGCGTTGTTTTATGCAAACTATAATTTGCGTTTGTTTTTTTATTTGCTCTTCCATTCTGCAGATGCCTTGTTAGCAAATGATTTGGATACACTGTTGGCAAATCATTGGGCCAGAAAATTCAAACGAAATTGCCAATTGATTTATGATTCACATGAGTATTTTATTGGTGTACCCGAATTAGAACATAAACCTCGAGTAAAAAATATTTGGCGACGTATTGAAAAAAAATATCTGCCCAAAGTGAACGCCATGTATACGGTGAATGAATCTATAGCAGATTTGTATCGTCAGGAATATGGAATTCCTATTCAAGTAGTAAGAAATATTGCGGATAAGCCAGCTGCAATTGAAACTAGAACGCGCGCTGAAATAGGTTTGCCAAATGATAAGCGCATCATTATTTTTCAGGGAGCAGGGATCAATATGCATCGCGGAGCTGAAGAATTAATTTCAGCTATGAAACAGGTGAAAAATGCGGTGTTGATTTTTGTTGGTGGGGGTGATGTGATTGAGCAATTGAAAAATCAATCTGCAAAAGAGAATCTTACTGATAGCGTTTTATTTTTTGGAAAACAACCATATTCACGCTTATTGAATTTTACACGCCTGGCTGACTTAGGCGTATCTTTAGACAAAGACACGAATATCAATTATCGTTTTTCATTACCCAATAAATTATTTGATTATATCCATTGTCAAATTCCGGTTTTGGTTTCTGATTTGCCTGAAATTAAAAAGATTGTACAAACCTATGATAT
This genomic window from Crocinitomicaceae bacterium contains:
- a CDS encoding glycosyltransferase produces the protein MPKKRKIIVSVTNDLYTDNRVRKVCEFLVKHNFEVTLVGRKLKDSLAMPANLQYKTKRFKLCFTKGALFYANYNLRLFFYLLFHSADALLANDLDTLLANHWARKFKRNCQLIYDSHEYFIGVPELEHKPRVKNIWRRIEKKYLPKVNAMYTVNESIADLYRQEYGIPIQVVRNIADKPAAIETRTRAEIGLPNDKRIIIFQGAGINMHRGAEELISAMKQVKNAVLIFVGGGDVIEQLKNQSAKENLTDSVLFFGKQPYSRLLNFTRLADLGVSLDKDTNINYRFSLPNKLFDYIHCQIPVLVSDLPEIKKIVQTYDIGLITQSHQPELLAAQINALFEDEELYNRLKANTKRASEELTWENECKVLEKIYL